Within the Rosa rugosa chromosome 2, drRosRugo1.1, whole genome shotgun sequence genome, the region ctgtcTTTGGCTACGgcccaccctttttttttttttttcttttctctttcttttcttcttctgggcccTGCTGCCTTTTTTttctctggttttttttttctttcttttcttttgactGAGACacattcttcttcctcctttatGGGCTGCACTAACTGGGCTGCTCCTTCTTTTGGGCTCGTCTGGGTCTGGGTTGACTGGAACAGAGGAATTATTAAGGCTGGCAGTTCAAGGTGCAGCAGCagttccggtggccggttcacgTGTTTTTAGGCCGGTTCCGGAAATTATTTTTTCGATTCTATTTTGGGGCAgaggcgccccaggtgatgaaAGATGACTGCAAAAGGTTTAGTCAGCCGGTTCAGTAACTTTTAGGCCTGTTTTCAGTGAACTaattttggatttacttgaacaaatatatatatatatatatatatatagctgtaaatgataatgactattcatgcaataggtattgcttaatgtatgcgattgacagactcgtaatgtgtgcgattgacagacttgtaatgtgcgattgacagactcgtaatgtatgcgattgacatacatgtaatgtgcgattgattagtatagctattatgtattgccttttgtatacatgatgtaaccctatataaacctcatggtgagatgaatacaatacaatacaatttttccaattctctacaacatatatatgtttgggctaattactgtttagtaccctgtggtttgggtcgaacatcaattcagtccctcgactttcaatttcatcaaaaacacccccataCTAACTATTTCTCGTCCAATTGATCCTTCCGTCGtgattccgtcaatttcaacCATTAAGTGCCATGTCAGCATTTCCAACTCAgtaaaagtgggtcccacatGGAAGGAAAATTCCAAAAATAACCCTGACTCCATTCCAACCCGTAACACAACCCCAATTTCCATTACAACTTCCCATTACGCGATCAACACCCCTCACAGTTCCAAATCAGACCAGTGTGGAGAAAACAAAGAATCGTGAGAAAATTTAAGGAATCAAATGCGCgaagaaggagaaggctgaTATAATTCAAAGCGACACCCAAAAGATTGATAAGGAGAAGACCAATTGAAAGCTGGAGATCTAGACATGCCCGACAACGTGCTCGATGTTTGGATACCCAGAAAAACAAAGGATGGAGATGAAATCCCTCATTACGGTGAGTTTGTGTCTTGGGTTTTGCATTACAGTGATCAAATCTTTAGGGTATTGGGATTAAAGAGTTTCGGGTTTAAGCTCTTGACATTAAGGTTTCCAATATTCGAAATTGGGGAAAatggtttctgggtttcgttTCAAATCTTCAAAATTGGGATGAAAGGGTTTCAGTGTTGGAGTTTGAGGTTGAGGTTTTTGAAATTTCAGAATTGGATTTAGAAGATATATAGGGTTTGACATCTGTGGGAGATCGAAATGTCCTTTTCTtgcacagttttttttttttcctcgatAAGGAATCTTTGGTCTGGTCTAATTCAGCAATGCCATGTGAACAAGTTGGCATTATAttgaatatattgtttttgctTGTTTGGATCAGTGTTTTCTTTTTGTCGATTTACTGTTGTTGATGTCCTTTTTATGAGATTTTAATATTTATATCTGCCATTTTTGATAGGTTGCAGTACATGTTTTCTGGAAATTTCTTATTTGTGGCTAAAATTGGAAAAGTTGCAGTACATATTTTAtggaaatttcatatttttggcTAAAATTGGATATGATGCAGTACATATTCTGGAAATCTCATATTTGTAGTTGAAATTCAATAGGGTGCGGTACATCTGTTCTGGAAATTTCGTATTTATAGCTGAAATTGGATAAGTTGCAGTACATGTTTCCTGAGACTTTTATATACGTAGCTGAAAGTTGGAAGGGTTGCAGTAACctttttctcaaattttcatatttttagcTGAAAGTTGGATAAGTTGCAGTAGTGCAGTACCCTTTTTGAAgtgaaatttcatattttgtgCTAAAAGTTGACAAGGAGTAGTACTACTTTTCTGAGATGATCACATTTGTAGTTTATGTGTTGTTCATTATATTCTTGTTTTTGAACTTTTTTGTGAGTGTAGAAGAAGATGGCTGCATTGAATGCATCTAGGAAAGCAGCTGCTGCCACCCCTTCTAACTCTACCAAAGCTGCCGCCGCCGCCACAAATTTCAAGTCTAccaaagctgctgctgctgccacATCTACCTCAACAACGATAAGGCCTCCGACAACAAGTAAAGCATCAAAAGGCCAAACCCCAACACCTTCCAGATCATCACAAAGGATTAGGCAAAATTCCAAACAAGGGGGAAAGTAGGAGGAACTTTGAGGAATGATAAGCAAGCCCTAACATTTTTTGTGCTACCTAGGTTGCTAGCTCTAATTTTTTTGGAGGATGATTAGAGCTATTTTGAAATGCAAACATTTGAGATGTTGTAAACATGTGGgctgcttattttgttgcatttTAAGAATGTTTGATGTTGTTAAACTTTCAAATGTAGAATTGGTGTTTGAAGTCAATATCTGATTGGTACTTAAAAATCCATGATTGGTTACTTTAAAGTTTATGTTGTTACTTTGGAACATTTACAGGTCAATGTTATTACTTTGAGGCAAAATGTGCAATTCTGCAAATTGATTACTTTGGGCGGGAAGATATAGCTATTTAGGTTTTCTTTGGAGGGAAAAATTAAGCTCAATGGAATTTGGGATTGTGTTACGGGTTGGAATGGAGTCAGGGTTATTTTTGGAATTTTCCTTCCatgtgggacccacttttacTGAGTTGGAAATGTTGACATGGCACTTAACGGTTGAATATAACGGAATCACGACGGAATGATCAATTGGACGAGAAATGGttagtgtgggggtgtttttgatgaaattcaaagtcgagggactgaattgatgttcgactcaaaccacagggtactaaacagtaattagccctatATGTTTTATCTATACCCTATTCCTCACACCCTAAACTCTTCATTTTCAATGCTAGTAAGATTAAACTTATGATCTTTGTAGTGTTAATTATGTCAGTTAGCCAATAAGTCACGGTTCACCAGCTCTGGAATATTACAACAATGTTAGATACTGAGCTATGAAATAGTTAATGACAATAAATATAGGAtatcaaaatgacaatgataATGGTAGTGGAGTATGGAATAAAAACAAGCTTATACTCAAagcctttttgttttgtttttttttcttttgtcattaTTCCCTCAATTATTGCGGCTCTTCATAGTACAACTAATAAGCACGCTTCTCATTTGTTCCAGGTCTCTGTTTTTTccaattatttttattttttttaatttttttaatgttGTGGTCTCTCTGTGCCCCCCTACATAAAGGTATCTGGGCACCTGCAATCAAATTAACCTAAGACACTCAGTCTCCATCTGTAGCAAAAGATGTTGAAACCCAGAGTATTTCACAAATCACAGTCTCTCTTTCTTCAGAACAAGCCGTTCATCCATGGAAGTAGAGGCAGCAGAACTTCACTTTCCGTCTGGTCAATAAGTCCTTCATTCCCCAACAAACACAAAAACCTTCGAGTTGGATCTAGTAACAATTATAGCAACAACATAGAAGCCGTAAGTAGTACTAATAGTACCAGTAGCAGTAGCAGCAGTACTAGTAATACTAGCACCCCTGGACCGATGACCACGACAACGATAACCTCTACCACTACCACTGAGGTGATGGAAGTGGTGACGGAGAATGAAGATGCAGCGCTCGAGAAAGAAGTAGAAGTAGTGATCACCAAAGAAGTAGACAAGGAGAAGTTCATCAGTGTTAAAGCAACCATAACGGTGACGCTTACAGTTGGTGGGTTTCTGTCTCACATGGGTTTAGCTCGAGGACTAGATGATTTAAAAGATTTGCTTGGTCAAACGCTATTCATGGAGCTTCTTAGCGCTCACCTTGATCCCAGTAAGTATCATATAGTTAATGAAGTTTATCAAACCATTAACTGATCCAAATTAACGTAAAAGAGGAAAGGAAAATGCAACTCGGACTTCATGAACCCAGACTCCTAGTTGACGAGGTCTAGGGATTGAAAACAACAAACTACATTGACTGTAACACGACGGAACGATATACACTTGATCAAAGAGATAGAggctgtttttcttttcttttttttttaacttaaaaaaaccAACGTGGATATATTAGTCAAAACAATATTGGCAGATACAGATCGATCCACTTATGCATAGAAGATGTAATATAATGAATGGTTTCATTAATTTGTGGTGCAGAAACTGGATTAGAGAAGGAGCCAGTAACAGGGTTCGCACACCGAAGTCGCCGAGTGGAGGGTGAGATTATATACGAGACAGATTTTAAAGTTCCATTAGACTTTGGAGAAGCGGGAGCCGTTTTAATAGAGAATGAGCACCACAAAGAGATGTATCTCAAGGATATTGTCCTGGATGGGTTGCCTAATAGCCCTGTACTCCTTAGCTGTAATTCATGGCTTCACTCCAAGTATGACAATCCAGCCAAGAGGGTCTTCTTCACTAACAAGGTCAGATTCAAATAATTATGTATGCTATGCtatgttgttacttgttagattatatatatcgaCCACTGTTTTTGTGGTTGGTGATCATGATGCTACCACATACAACAAGTGACGTACATAAGAATATATgagcgcgcgcgcacacacacgtAGCATTTTGTTATTAAAACTACTGTGAATGATAAATTTGTGTTTGAGTACCGCAGTCATATTTGCCATCTCAAACTCCAAGTGCATTGGTGAGGCTAAGAGAAGAGGAGCTTGTGACATTGCGCGGCAATGGCCAAGGAGAGCGCAAGAGCTTTGAGAGAATATACGATTACGATGTTTACAATGATCTTGGGAATCCTGATTCGAGTCTAAAGCTTATAAGAACGGTTCTTGGAGGAAGCAAAGAATTCCCCTATCCCAGGCGATGTCGAACTGGGCGACCAATGAGTGAAGTAGGTACAAAAATAACGTTCTCTAGCCGAATAGCTTAATACTTTAAGGTTTTAAATTGTTATTATAATTAAACCATGTACCCCAATGGTATGTACAGATGAGAATGAAATGAAAatacttttctgtttttcatttAGAAAAATATTCGGAGAAAAGGAGCAACAAGGTGTACGTTCCTAGAGACGAAGCCTTCTCAGAGGTGAAGCAGTTAACATTTTCAGCAAAGACAATGTACGCTGTCATGCGTGCAGTAGTACCGTCCTTGGAGAAAGCCATCAATGACACTAATCTTGGATTCACATTGTTCACGTCAATAGACTCACTTTACAATGAAGGCATTAAGTTGCCTTCAATTCCTTCAATTAAGGAACAGGGGGTTCTCCAAGCGATACTTCCCAGACTAGTAAATGTTTTGGCTTCTGGAGGTGATGTTTTGCGATTCGTGCCCCCAGAAACAATGAATAGTAAGTAAATCGATCAAGATCAGAATCTTTTGCACGTCCCAATCAATGATTTTAAATTGACAATCTAAAAATATAACATGTTAAAGAGTATAAGATTATACTATTTATGTTTTTAATacatattttattttgtaattgatcacattttttttttcttggtgtGCTGTCAGGAGACAAATTCTGCTGGTTTAGGGACGAGGAATTCGCTAGGCAGACTCTTGCCGGTCTCAACCCATATAGCATTAAGTTGGTGACGGTATGAACTGTAGGTGCAATGAGTGAATTATGAAAGATTGATTTGAAAAAGTCACATGCTTAGTTCTAACAAAGTATGTCGCTAGCTACAACTAAAATTCATGCCTACATGTATTATCATGAAATTTGTTTGATCCTTTTGTTGTCCAAAACCCCTAGGCCATAGCAAAGAGTTTTTACAGCAAAAGAAGTGTAAGAGTAGTAACGACATATATAGGTTTTCTTCGATCGGGGCCGTA harbors:
- the LOC133734091 gene encoding linoleate 13S-lipoxygenase 2-1, chloroplastic-like, translated to MLKPRVFHKSQSLFLQNKPFIHGSRGSRTSLSVWSISPSFPNKHKNLRVGSSNNYSNNIEAVSSTNSTSSSSSSTSNTSTPGPMTTTTITSTTTTEVMEVVTENEDAALEKEVEVVITKEVDKEKFISVKATITVTLTVGGFLSHMGLARGLDDLKDLLGQTLFMELLSAHLDPKTGLEKEPVTGFAHRSRRVEGEIIYETDFKVPLDFGEAGAVLIENEHHKEMYLKDIVLDGLPNSPVLLSCNSWLHSKYDNPAKRVFFTNKSYLPSQTPSALVRLREEELVTLRGNGQGERKSFERIYDYDVYNDLGNPDSSLKLIRTVLGGSKEFPYPRRCRTGRPMSEVEKYSEKRSNKVYVPRDEAFSEVKQLTFSAKTMYAVMRAVVPSLEKAINDTNLGFTLFTSIDSLYNEGIKLPSIPSIKEQGVLQAILPRLVNVLASGGDVLRFVPPETMNRDKFCWFRDEEFARQTLAGLNPYSIKLVTEWPLKSELDPNVYGPPESAITSEMIEREIKGFATIKEAVREKKLFILDYHDLFLPYVSKVREIEGTTLYGSRTLFFLTPEGTLRPLAIELTRPPMDGKPQWKQAFQPSWNATGVWLWRIAKAHVLAHDSGYHQLVSHWLRTHCATEPYIIATNRQLSVLHPIYKLLHPHFRYTMEINALARESLINAGGIIETSFSPGKYSMELCSIAYAKEWRFDQEALPADLILRGMAVEDPTAPHGLRLTIQDYPFANDGLLLWDAIKQWVSDYVNHYYTDSTLVQTDQELKAWWTEIRTVGHGDKKDEPWWPDLNTPQDLINILTTMLWVTSGHHAAVNFGQYAYAGYFPNCPTIARTNVPTEDPDDEVWEMFMRKPEAALLRCFPSQIQATTVMAVLDILSSHSPDEEYIGEKMEDAWAEDEVIRAAFERFKGRLMMLEQTIDERNANFELKNRNGAGVVPYELLKPFSEPGVTGKGVPYSISI